One Lysinibacillus sp. OF-1 DNA segment encodes these proteins:
- a CDS encoding DegV family protein → MGRIHIITDSTCDLTKEEVAQHGIHIVPLTIQIDGQTYTDGVDLEPQSFLGLMKNAKNLPKSSQPAPGKFKELYDELGKDGDRIISIHMTGGMSGTVESARQAAQMTDADVTVIDSRFIAIGLAIQLREAIRMRDEGATVEEIVARLDKVRDNTYLYVIVDTLENLIKGGRIGKGKGFIGSLLNIKVIANLEGGVYNPVSKVRSHKQVVNYLFKQFQEDTAGKTVKAVGISHADGLLTMGNPLKALIEETGFNDVEIAFTSPIISTHTGPGAIGFIYFAE, encoded by the coding sequence GTGGGACGAATTCATATAATAACGGACTCAACTTGTGATTTAACAAAAGAAGAAGTAGCACAACATGGCATACATATCGTGCCTTTAACGATTCAAATTGATGGTCAAACATATACAGATGGTGTGGATTTAGAGCCACAGTCTTTTTTAGGCTTAATGAAAAATGCGAAAAATTTACCGAAAAGTTCACAGCCAGCTCCAGGGAAATTTAAAGAATTATATGATGAGCTTGGAAAAGATGGGGATCGAATTATCTCCATCCATATGACAGGTGGTATGAGCGGAACAGTGGAATCGGCACGCCAAGCGGCACAAATGACAGACGCTGATGTAACAGTCATCGACTCACGCTTTATAGCGATTGGTCTCGCTATTCAACTACGTGAAGCCATCCGCATGCGTGATGAGGGCGCAACCGTAGAGGAAATTGTGGCACGTCTGGACAAAGTACGTGACAATACCTACCTATATGTTATTGTAGATACGCTTGAAAACCTAATTAAAGGTGGTCGAATTGGTAAAGGAAAGGGCTTTATCGGTTCACTTCTAAACATCAAAGTCATTGCCAACCTTGAAGGCGGCGTTTACAACCCTGTATCAAAAGTACGTAGCCATAAGCAGGTAGTCAATTACTTATTTAAACAATTTCAAGAAGACACAGCTGGAAAAACAGTCAAGGCAGTGGGCATTTCCCATGCAGATGGCCTATTAACGATGGGCAATCCATTAAAAGCCTTAATCGAAGAGACGGGTTTTAACGATGTAGAAATTGCATTCACATCCCCAATCATCTCGACACACACAGGCCCAGGAGCCATCGGTTTTATTTATTTTGCAGAATAA
- a CDS encoding precorrin-3B methylase — protein sequence MNAFQKNVPDQTFETLNRHGEFTRLAVSPGIINKHYTPAQFQKIAEIAGEKGAIKYSASYSILVSIPTSAVTEAMQALREVGLYVAPSGPIIAMKACDFCDGEKMEAAPITEQLYHALEGIEVPARVRVNINGCASACYNAVYDDIGLVYQQESFDVYLGAVPMGAKAQAGMLFAKKVGVEHIEDFLLQMMNLYKEHARPNEPFFKFYRRTKSTEYWELVKKSIN from the coding sequence ATGAATGCATTTCAGAAAAACGTACCAGATCAAACATTTGAAACACTTAATCGTCATGGCGAATTTACACGCTTAGCTGTCAGCCCAGGTATTATTAATAAGCATTATACGCCTGCACAATTTCAAAAAATAGCAGAGATTGCTGGCGAAAAGGGGGCGATTAAGTATTCGGCCTCCTATAGTATTTTAGTGTCCATTCCAACGAGTGCCGTGACAGAGGCTATGCAAGCCTTACGAGAAGTGGGTCTTTATGTTGCACCATCAGGACCCATCATCGCGATGAAGGCCTGTGATTTTTGTGATGGTGAAAAGATGGAGGCTGCTCCGATAACCGAACAGCTTTATCATGCTTTAGAGGGGATCGAGGTACCTGCAAGAGTACGTGTTAACATCAATGGCTGTGCGTCAGCCTGCTACAATGCAGTCTATGATGATATTGGACTCGTTTATCAGCAGGAGAGCTTTGATGTTTATTTAGGCGCTGTACCGATGGGGGCAAAGGCGCAGGCGGGCATGTTATTTGCGAAAAAGGTAGGTGTCGAGCACATTGAAGATTTTTTGCTACAAATGATGAACCTTTATAAGGAACATGCTCGTCCGAATGAACCCTTTTTTAAATTTTATCGCAGAACAAAATCAACCGAATATTGGGAATTAGTAAAAAAATCAATTAACTAG
- a CDS encoding ABC transporter substrate-binding protein — protein MKKWKSLWLVMVIALVAVLGACNAKDKPESAAQDEKVEPSEAATEVTIDNNETTQTYKEAPTKAISLNQHVTEIMLALGLEDSMVGTAYLDDKIYEPLQEAYDKVPVLSDQYPTKEQVIDAEADFLYAGWKSGFGEKGVGTPEELEELGIHTYLHTASNMTKPTLEDIFTDIRNIAKIFRIEDRGEALIEQMTQDVEAIQAKLPKDSEKLRVLVFDSGEKDVFTAGQNFMNELVSIAGGQNIFGDVESGWTTVSKEDAVDRNPEVVVVIDYGETTAEQKIQFLKNDPALKEMEAVKNDRFVILPLSAASEGVRAAEAIEILAKGFYPDNF, from the coding sequence ATGAAGAAATGGAAAAGTTTATGGCTGGTGATGGTCATTGCCTTGGTCGCTGTTTTAGGGGCTTGTAATGCAAAGGACAAACCTGAATCAGCAGCGCAAGATGAGAAGGTTGAGCCATCTGAGGCAGCAACGGAAGTAACCATTGACAATAATGAAACAACTCAAACATATAAGGAAGCACCTACAAAAGCGATTAGTTTAAATCAGCATGTGACAGAGATTATGCTAGCGCTAGGCTTAGAGGATTCCATGGTAGGCACAGCTTACTTAGATGATAAAATCTACGAGCCCCTACAAGAAGCATACGATAAAGTGCCTGTGCTTTCTGATCAATACCCAACGAAGGAGCAAGTAATTGATGCCGAGGCTGATTTCTTATATGCAGGCTGGAAGAGTGGCTTTGGTGAAAAGGGTGTTGGAACACCGGAAGAGCTTGAGGAGTTAGGCATTCATACGTATTTACATACGGCTTCCAATATGACAAAGCCAACACTAGAGGATATTTTCACTGATATTCGTAATATCGCAAAAATTTTCCGTATTGAGGATCGTGGAGAAGCCTTAATTGAGCAAATGACGCAAGATGTGGAGGCAATTCAAGCTAAATTACCAAAAGATAGTGAGAAATTACGTGTTCTCGTATTTGATAGCGGTGAAAAGGATGTCTTTACAGCTGGTCAAAACTTTATGAATGAACTAGTGTCAATCGCTGGTGGTCAAAATATTTTTGGTGATGTGGAATCAGGCTGGACAACCGTGTCGAAGGAAGATGCGGTAGACCGTAATCCCGAGGTAGTTGTCGTGATCGATTACGGTGAAACAACGGCCGAACAAAAGATTCAATTCTTAAAAAATGATCCAGCATTAAAGGAGATGGAAGCTGTTAAAAATGATCGCTTTGTCATCCTGCCACTGTCAGCTGCGTCTGAAGGCGTTCGTGCGGCAGAGGCTATTGAAATTTTAGCGAAGGGTTTCTATCCTGATAACTTTTAA
- the trhA gene encoding PAQR family membrane homeostasis protein TrhA: MVDSFDYKSWKEELWNAITHGIGFVVSIPALVVLLLAAVQTGNALHITTFSIFGASVIILFLMSTLLHSMPGKYKHFFAILDHSSIYILIAGTYTPFLLIAVGGTLGLTLLCIIWSLAVLGVLFKCFFINRFEVLSLIFYIGMGWLIIFAIKPVYLYLGFYGFALLLAGGLFYTIGAMFYAWRSLPYNHAIWHLFVLAGCASMYACVYFYL, translated from the coding sequence ATGGTGGATTCATTTGACTATAAATCATGGAAAGAAGAGCTATGGAATGCCATTACACACGGTATTGGTTTCGTTGTTAGTATTCCGGCACTGGTTGTCTTATTGTTAGCAGCCGTCCAAACAGGAAATGCACTACATATTACAACCTTTAGCATTTTTGGTGCGTCTGTCATCATTTTGTTTTTAATGTCTACATTGCTACACAGTATGCCAGGAAAATATAAACACTTTTTTGCTATTTTGGACCACTCGTCCATTTATATTTTAATTGCCGGCACCTATACGCCGTTTTTATTAATTGCTGTTGGTGGCACACTAGGCTTGACATTATTATGTATTATTTGGTCACTCGCTGTACTCGGTGTGCTGTTTAAATGTTTCTTTATTAATCGTTTCGAAGTACTTTCCTTGATTTTTTATATTGGTATGGGCTGGTTAATTATTTTCGCCATTAAGCCCGTTTATCTCTACTTAGGTTTTTATGGCTTTGCTTTGCTGCTAGCAGGTGGGCTATTCTATACCATTGGAGCAATGTTTTATGCATGGCGCTCCCTACCCTACAACCATGCGATTTGGCACCTTTTTGTACTGGCGGGCTGTGCTTCTATGTATGCTTGTGTCTATTTCTATTTATAA
- a CDS encoding elongation factor G: MYKTIGVLAHVDAGKTTFSEQVLFHTQSIQARGRVDHQDTFLDHHELERKRGITIFAEQGRMNIGDDTYTLIDTPGHVDFSPEMERAIRVMDYAIVIISAVEGVQGHTETVWQLLRKYHVPTFFFINKIDREGANVEAVMTQLRKDCSQQVLFVDEPLRTDYVSSSIMEWLAERNEELLDAFLNESLEHEQCLTQLQTMIQKECAFLCFTGSALKDEGIKELLAQLPLLTDTHFEVNAPFEGEVFKIRHDGHQRLTFMKAVKGVLHVRDEFSFEEVTEKVTEIRLYNGSRFDTVQQVEAGEIFAVKGLSQANIGDRIGTTVLSQPYELVPTLQAKVQYEGHQHIKEVLQIFRLLEAEEPSLRVVWQEKFQEIHVHIMGVIQLEVLTEVLMKRFSLTVSFGEPQILYMETIVTTVTGYGHFEPLKHYAEVHLLMEPNPRGVGNTFSNACHADHLSVGNQRLVEKHLFERDHHGLLTGFPLTDVHFTLLTGRGHNEHTSGGDFREASFRALRQGLEQAQNILLEPYYRFKMKASNDFIGRMMSDIQQAAGTFDDPILSETDVVLTGRAPVATLMSYSTTFAAYTNGKGALTLQFDGYDVCHNAEAVIAQIGYDKNADPEYSSSSIFCAKGKGYSVPWHEAQAAMHCL; encoded by the coding sequence ATGTACAAAACAATTGGTGTACTTGCGCATGTGGATGCAGGTAAAACAACCTTCTCTGAGCAAGTACTTTTTCATACACAAAGCATTCAAGCTCGTGGTCGAGTGGATCATCAGGATACCTTTCTCGATCATCATGAGCTAGAGCGCAAGCGTGGTATTACCATTTTTGCCGAGCAAGGTCGCATGAACATAGGCGACGATACATACACGTTGATTGATACACCAGGGCATGTCGACTTCTCCCCTGAGATGGAGCGCGCCATTCGTGTGATGGATTATGCCATTGTTATCATTAGTGCGGTCGAGGGCGTACAGGGTCATACGGAAACCGTGTGGCAGCTTTTACGCAAATACCATGTCCCAACATTCTTCTTTATCAATAAAATTGATCGCGAAGGAGCCAATGTGGAGGCCGTTATGACACAGCTCCGCAAGGATTGTTCCCAGCAGGTGCTGTTCGTCGATGAACCGCTTCGTACTGATTATGTTTCAAGCAGCATCATGGAATGGTTGGCTGAGCGTAATGAAGAGCTGCTCGATGCCTTTTTGAATGAGTCATTGGAGCATGAGCAATGTCTTACTCAGCTACAGACCATGATTCAAAAGGAATGTGCCTTCCTCTGCTTTACAGGGTCTGCCCTAAAGGATGAGGGCATCAAGGAATTGCTTGCCCAGCTCCCTCTATTAACAGACACCCATTTTGAAGTGAATGCACCGTTTGAGGGGGAGGTTTTTAAAATTCGTCATGACGGCCACCAGCGTTTAACATTTATGAAGGCTGTCAAGGGAGTTTTACATGTTCGGGATGAATTTTCGTTTGAAGAAGTGACAGAAAAAGTGACTGAAATTCGCCTCTATAATGGCAGTCGCTTTGATACCGTCCAACAGGTTGAAGCGGGAGAGATTTTTGCTGTTAAAGGACTTAGTCAGGCCAATATTGGAGACCGCATCGGCACTACTGTGCTGTCACAGCCCTATGAGCTTGTCCCAACGCTACAGGCAAAGGTTCAATATGAGGGCCATCAGCATATCAAGGAAGTGTTACAAATTTTCCGTTTACTAGAAGCAGAAGAGCCTTCCTTACGTGTGGTTTGGCAGGAAAAGTTCCAGGAAATCCATGTGCACATTATGGGCGTTATTCAGTTGGAGGTACTGACAGAGGTGTTAATGAAGCGTTTTTCATTAACGGTCTCCTTTGGCGAGCCCCAAATTTTATATATGGAAACCATTGTGACGACGGTGACAGGCTATGGTCATTTTGAGCCCCTCAAGCATTATGCAGAAGTTCATTTACTAATGGAGCCCAATCCACGAGGAGTAGGTAATACATTTAGCAATGCCTGCCATGCGGATCATTTATCGGTAGGCAACCAACGCCTTGTTGAAAAGCACCTGTTTGAGCGTGATCACCATGGCTTACTCACAGGCTTCCCTCTGACAGATGTTCATTTTACACTGCTAACAGGTCGCGGACATAATGAACATACATCGGGCGGCGATTTCCGAGAAGCTAGTTTCCGTGCGCTACGTCAAGGACTTGAGCAAGCACAGAACATCCTGCTTGAACCTTATTATCGCTTTAAAATGAAGGCTTCGAACGACTTTATCGGCCGCATGATGAGCGACATACAGCAAGCTGCTGGCACATTCGATGACCCCATCTTATCCGAAACAGATGTTGTGCTAACGGGACGAGCGCCCGTCGCCACCCTAATGAGCTATAGCACAACCTTTGCGGCCTATACCAATGGTAAGGGCGCACTCACACTCCAATTTGATGGCTATGATGTGTGCCATAATGCAGAGGCAGTTATTGCACAGATTGGCTACGATAAAAATGCCGACCCAGAATACAGCTCCTCCAGCATCTTTTGTGCGAAGGGCAAAGGATATTCTGTTCCTTGGCACGAAGCACAAGCAGCCATGCATTGTCTGTAA
- a CDS encoding HIT family protein — MGKITLLSGEMAHVDCLSCAITSGQIEPNGGVVVETDYFHAHQDVAYPIKGLVILASKRHIHGFDELKEHEKMDYINLLTTIRKAQREVLGIEYVYYFYNEDTTHHFHTWMVPRYEWMNGFGRSVESLRPILLHARHKLNDEENDKEVKEAIALLRESIKKRSL, encoded by the coding sequence ATGGGAAAAATAACATTATTGAGTGGAGAAATGGCTCATGTTGATTGTTTGAGCTGTGCAATCACAAGTGGACAAATTGAACCCAATGGAGGTGTTGTCGTTGAAACGGATTATTTTCACGCTCACCAGGATGTAGCGTACCCCATAAAGGGATTAGTCATTTTAGCTTCAAAACGTCATATTCATGGCTTTGATGAATTAAAAGAACATGAAAAAATGGACTATATTAACCTCTTAACAACAATTAGAAAGGCTCAAAGGGAAGTATTAGGTATAGAATATGTTTATTACTTTTACAATGAAGATACGACACACCACTTCCATACTTGGATGGTGCCTCGCTATGAGTGGATGAATGGATTTGGGCGTTCTGTTGAATCCCTGAGGCCAATTTTACTGCATGCTAGGCATAAATTGAATGATGAAGAGAATGACAAAGAGGTAAAGGAAGCCATTGCGCTTTTACGAGAATCCATAAAAAAACGCTCCTTATGA
- a CDS encoding dihydrofolate reductase produces the protein MISLIVAHDDNHVIGYNNGMPWHLPGDLQYFKEKTMGKPMIMGRKTFESIGRPLPGRRNIVITRDENYQADGIEIVTSLEEALAQAGDVPEIMIIGGEQIFRLVMEKADRLYITKINHAFQGDTYFPSYEQDFIEISSEKPETAPEGYTFQYQIFERK, from the coding sequence ATGATTTCTTTAATTGTGGCACATGATGACAACCATGTCATTGGTTATAACAACGGGATGCCTTGGCATTTACCAGGAGATTTGCAGTATTTTAAAGAGAAAACAATGGGTAAGCCGATGATAATGGGACGTAAAACATTCGAATCCATTGGTCGTCCACTTCCAGGGCGTCGCAACATTGTCATTACGCGCGATGAGAACTACCAAGCGGATGGTATTGAAATCGTGACAAGCTTAGAGGAAGCATTAGCACAAGCTGGAGATGTACCTGAAATCATGATTATTGGTGGTGAGCAAATTTTCCGTTTAGTAATGGAGAAGGCAGATCGTTTATATATTACAAAAATTAATCATGCCTTCCAAGGAGATACCTATTTCCCAAGCTATGAGCAGGATTTTATTGAAATATCATCAGAAAAGCCTGAAACAGCACCAGAAGGCTATACATTCCAATATCAAATTTTTGAACGTAAATAG
- a CDS encoding alpha/beta hydrolase: MTTLRKEAVHYIEAQHTGTPYYQVTPQEARTMRTATLWQSPHRPKLASIKDYNITVRDGAAITLRLYTPVLDKTLPVIVYYHGGGWVYGNLESVDAGCQLLADQAQAIVVSVDYRLAPEYPFPTPLYDAYDSLVWVSEHIKAFGGDVNRLTVAGDSAGGNLATVVAYLTTTLGGPALQAQALIYPVTNVDFTTESYQLFGENYGLDAQGMQWFSQHYTDEANFTNPLVSPLQLENVRNMPKTIIIAAEADVLYDEGLSYAEKLKAGGVAVEHVTMPGLIHSYFSKMNYFEDATNETVAKIVEFLK, translated from the coding sequence ATGACTACTTTAAGAAAAGAAGCTGTTCATTATATTGAAGCCCAGCATACGGGCACACCTTATTACCAAGTTACCCCACAGGAAGCAAGAACAATGCGCACAGCTACGCTTTGGCAATCACCACACAGACCAAAGCTAGCATCCATCAAGGATTACAATATTACGGTGCGAGATGGAGCTGCCATTACACTTCGTCTCTATACGCCTGTCCTTGACAAAACATTACCTGTCATTGTTTATTACCATGGTGGTGGCTGGGTTTACGGCAATTTAGAGTCTGTCGATGCAGGCTGTCAGCTATTAGCAGACCAAGCACAGGCGATTGTCGTATCAGTAGACTATCGTTTAGCACCAGAATACCCCTTCCCAACTCCCTTATATGATGCCTACGATAGCTTAGTATGGGTGTCTGAGCATATCAAAGCCTTTGGTGGAGATGTCAATCGCTTAACTGTTGCTGGGGACAGTGCAGGTGGAAATTTAGCTACCGTTGTTGCTTACTTAACTACTACATTGGGTGGTCCAGCGTTACAAGCTCAAGCACTAATCTATCCCGTGACAAATGTCGACTTTACAACGGAATCCTATCAGCTTTTTGGTGAAAACTACGGCTTAGATGCACAGGGCATGCAGTGGTTCTCTCAGCATTATACAGATGAAGCAAACTTTACAAACCCGCTCGTGTCCCCTCTTCAGCTAGAGAATGTTCGTAACATGCCTAAAACAATCATCATAGCTGCTGAGGCCGATGTTCTCTATGATGAAGGACTAAGCTATGCAGAAAAACTAAAAGCTGGTGGCGTTGCAGTAGAACATGTCACAATGCCAGGTTTAATTCATAGTTATTTCAGTAAAATGAATTATTTTGAAGATGCCACAAACGAAACGGTGGCAAAAATTGTGGAATTCTTGAAATAA
- a CDS encoding S9 family peptidase, which yields MTSKQGIQPEDLYHLKSVADPQLSPDGTEVVYVETRIDEKKKDYVSNLFYINLKNKTPQQWTFGEDRISSPIWSPDGSQVAFLSTRTGKSQIYVLSKAGGEAKQVTYCKNGVTSPVWSPCGKKMAFSIKLGKDETILDKVTDEKKEEKELKPLEIDKMKHKSDAAGFLDMEQFSQIAIVHLESGELEQVTKGNNHVHLGTWSPDGQYMTYLADVAEDTDFSFKSDIYLLDVETKQARPLTEGTGMYYQTSWSPNSRFISFIGSEREFENATQAKLWLYDLQQNLLTCVTSEFDAPIGDFAIGDFLQGVVSPRVQWLNDNHSFYFQVTDHGNAAIYFGNIDGEIYPAIHDDQYVYGFSLDAQHDQAVVAISTTTNPGDLFFVNLKTGEKEQLTSINEEFLKTRALAVPEAIEFEGAEGWKVNGWIMKPVGYEEGKKYPLVLEIHGGPHAMYANTYFNEFQILAAQGFAVLYTNPRGSHGYGQTFVDAVRGDYGGNDYEDLMAAVDYVLEHYDFIDADRLGVTGGSYGGFMTNWIVGQTNRFKAAVTQRSISNWISFYGVSDIGYYFTDWQILAGLDDIEKLWHHSPLKYVNNIETPLLILHAEKDYRCPIEQAEQLFIALKHRKKETKFVRFPESNHELSRSGKPTLRINRLEYIRDWFVNYL from the coding sequence ATGACATCGAAACAAGGGATTCAACCAGAAGATCTTTACCACTTGAAATCAGTAGCCGATCCACAGCTCTCACCTGACGGGACTGAGGTAGTTTATGTTGAGACACGTATTGATGAGAAGAAAAAAGATTATGTCTCGAATTTGTTTTACATAAACCTGAAGAACAAAACACCACAGCAATGGACATTTGGGGAGGATAGAATAAGTTCTCCTATATGGTCACCTGATGGTAGTCAAGTTGCGTTTTTATCCACTAGAACAGGCAAGTCGCAAATTTATGTTCTTTCAAAAGCAGGCGGAGAGGCAAAGCAGGTGACATATTGTAAAAATGGTGTGACATCACCTGTGTGGTCACCATGCGGCAAGAAAATGGCCTTTTCTATCAAGCTAGGTAAAGATGAAACGATTTTGGATAAGGTAACGGATGAAAAGAAAGAAGAAAAAGAACTAAAGCCTCTAGAAATAGACAAGATGAAACATAAATCGGATGCTGCAGGTTTTTTGGATATGGAGCAGTTTAGTCAAATTGCGATCGTCCATTTAGAATCGGGCGAGTTAGAGCAAGTGACGAAAGGAAACAATCATGTCCATCTTGGTACATGGTCACCTGATGGTCAATATATGACGTACTTAGCTGATGTCGCAGAGGATACAGATTTTTCATTTAAGAGCGATATCTATTTATTAGATGTAGAAACAAAGCAAGCGCGTCCGTTAACAGAGGGAACAGGTATGTATTACCAAACGTCATGGTCTCCAAACAGTCGCTTCATCTCTTTCATAGGTAGTGAAAGAGAATTTGAAAATGCTACACAAGCAAAGCTATGGCTCTATGATTTGCAACAAAATCTGCTGACATGTGTAACAAGTGAATTTGACGCCCCTATTGGGGATTTTGCAATCGGCGATTTTCTTCAAGGTGTGGTGTCACCACGTGTTCAATGGTTGAATGATAATCATAGCTTCTACTTCCAAGTAACAGATCACGGTAATGCTGCGATTTATTTCGGAAATATAGATGGTGAAATCTATCCAGCTATTCACGATGATCAATATGTCTATGGTTTTTCACTTGATGCACAACATGATCAAGCAGTCGTAGCCATTAGTACAACGACGAATCCTGGCGATTTATTTTTCGTCAACCTAAAAACGGGTGAAAAAGAACAGCTGACGTCCATCAATGAAGAATTTTTAAAGACGAGAGCATTAGCTGTTCCAGAAGCCATTGAATTTGAGGGAGCAGAGGGCTGGAAGGTAAATGGTTGGATCATGAAGCCAGTTGGTTATGAGGAAGGGAAAAAATATCCTCTAGTGCTTGAAATTCATGGCGGGCCACATGCGATGTATGCCAATACTTATTTTAATGAGTTCCAAATTCTAGCTGCACAAGGATTTGCGGTGCTATATACGAACCCACGTGGCAGTCATGGCTATGGTCAAACGTTTGTTGATGCAGTGCGTGGTGATTATGGTGGCAATGATTATGAGGATCTAATGGCGGCTGTGGACTATGTGCTGGAGCACTATGATTTTATTGATGCAGACCGTCTTGGAGTGACAGGTGGGAGCTATGGCGGCTTTATGACCAACTGGATTGTTGGCCAGACGAATCGCTTTAAAGCAGCTGTGACGCAGCGCTCTATTTCGAACTGGATTAGCTTTTACGGTGTCAGTGATATTGGGTATTACTTTACAGATTGGCAAATTCTTGCGGGACTTGACGATATCGAAAAGCTTTGGCATCATTCACCGCTGAAATATGTCAATAATATCGAAACACCATTGCTCATTTTACACGCTGAAAAAGACTATCGCTGTCCAATTGAGCAGGCGGAGCAATTATTTATCGCCTTAAAGCATCGTAAAAAAGAAACAAAATTCGTGCGCTTCCCTGAGTCCAATCATGAACTGTCAAGGAGCGGAAAACCAACTTTAAGAATCAATCGACTTGAATATATTCGCGATTGGTTTGTGAACTATCTATAA
- a CDS encoding class I SAM-dependent rRNA methyltransferase translates to MTQTMTLQIQLPYSEQLKKGYPLISKDAVDARRLPAEQGTLLKLMDHHNRFIGTGYYGIQNKGIGWVLTTDVNETIDKTFFMKKFKKAIDNRAAFFNNENTTAFRVFNGEGDGIGGLTIDFFNGYYMVSWYSEGIYSLKDVVYEALAETVNYQAIYEKKRFDSKGQYIEQDDFVMGTPGEFPIMVKENGMTYAVHLNDGAMTGIFLDQREVRLAIRERYANHTNMLNTFSYTGAFSVAAALGGAMKTTSVDVAKRSLAKTIEQFSVNQIDYEAQDIKVMDVFHYFKYAQRHALQFDLVVLDPPSFARTKQMTFSTAKDYPKLLKDAIAITAKNGIIVASTNNASFGMKKFKGFIDQAFKETRTRYKIVEEYGLPKDFRVSREYPEFNYLKVVFIQKMD, encoded by the coding sequence ATGACACAAACAATGACATTACAAATACAACTGCCCTATTCTGAGCAATTAAAAAAAGGCTATCCCCTTATTTCAAAGGATGCGGTCGATGCAAGACGCCTACCTGCTGAGCAAGGTACGCTTCTCAAGCTCATGGATCACCATAATCGTTTTATTGGTACAGGATACTACGGTATTCAAAATAAAGGGATTGGCTGGGTGCTAACAACTGACGTGAACGAAACCATCGATAAGACTTTTTTCATGAAAAAATTCAAAAAAGCCATCGACAATCGTGCAGCATTTTTCAACAATGAAAACACAACAGCCTTTCGTGTATTTAATGGTGAAGGAGATGGCATCGGCGGTCTCACGATTGACTTTTTTAATGGCTACTACATGGTGAGCTGGTATAGTGAGGGCATTTACTCCTTGAAAGATGTCGTGTATGAGGCGCTCGCTGAGACGGTGAACTACCAAGCTATTTATGAGAAAAAACGCTTTGATAGCAAAGGGCAGTATATTGAACAGGATGATTTTGTGATGGGCACGCCTGGTGAATTTCCAATCATGGTGAAGGAAAATGGTATGACATACGCAGTTCATTTAAACGACGGAGCGATGACGGGGATTTTCCTTGATCAACGCGAGGTACGTTTGGCTATTCGTGAGCGTTATGCAAACCATACAAACATGCTTAATACATTCTCCTATACAGGAGCATTTTCAGTGGCAGCTGCTCTAGGAGGCGCCATGAAAACAACAAGTGTGGATGTAGCTAAACGCAGTCTTGCCAAAACCATTGAGCAATTCAGTGTGAATCAAATTGATTATGAAGCACAGGATATTAAAGTAATGGACGTTTTCCATTATTTTAAATATGCGCAGCGTCACGCCTTACAATTTGACCTGGTTGTATTAGACCCACCTAGCTTTGCCCGTACGAAGCAAATGACATTTTCAACAGCAAAGGACTACCCTAAATTACTGAAGGATGCCATTGCTATTACCGCTAAAAATGGCATCATTGTCGCTTCCACAAATAATGCTAGCTTTGGGATGAAAAAGTTTAAAGGCTTTATTGACCAAGCATTTAAAGAAACTCGTACACGCTATAAAATTGTAGAGGAATACGGTTTACCAAAGGATTTCCGTGTTTCACGTGAATACCCTGAATTTAATTATTTGAAGGTCGTCTTTATTCAAAAAATGGACTAA